AGTCAAGAAGCACCTTTGTCATAAAAAGCGGCCTTGTGGAAACCGGTGGACATAATAATATGAACTTTACCAGCTAATTCCTGGGCGATTTCGAGCATGCGATAAACATCTCTACCAACATTTGGCGGGTCCATTGTCACCAATGTTTTCCCGCCACGAGCTGCAAATTCGAGCGATTCGGCAATTGCAGCTTCGTTTGAAAGCATCACAAAATCAGGGTGTTCATGAGCTTCAGGACCATAATTTTTAATTAAATGGTCATGACAGTCAACGACCCCTAATTCTGAGGGACAAATATCTCCTAAAACAGTTCTAGAAAATTTTTCCGTATTTTGCATTAAAAATTTTTTTTCCTTTCTTTAGTTTTAAAGTCAACACTTAACAAATAAAATTTGTTTTTAAAATATATTTTTTATTATACCACTTTTTTGAGCGAATGTGAAAAAAGCAAAACAAAAAATGTTTTGCGATTATAAACAACTATATTAAGCTTCGTTAAGCTTCTTTGAAAATATAAAATCCGTATTATTTTAACAAAAAAAATAAAAAATAAAAACTAAAAATTTTTGGAATTTTTCTGAACTTACCAGTTTGATGGAAAAATTCACTTTTTATTGAGTATAAAAACACAAAAATACCCGTAAATCCGTGTTTTTTGACACTAAAACCTTAATCTTTATTATTTAAAATTACCCTTTTGCAAAAAAAAAAAAAAATGCTTGGTTCAAGAAAAAATTATGTTATAATAACTCTCACTTAAGAATAATTAATAAATGAATATTAGAATTAAGGAGGAATTACTTATGTTTTTTGCCATACTAAAATCAGATAGTGCGGATTATCCATTATATTTTTAAATATGATGGAATGCCTTAAATTTACCCGTTTAGAAATCTAAAATTTATGGCTTTTAATTATTGTTCTTTCAAAACTTCATATATTTTTTTAGGCTCAGTTTAAATAAAAACGAGTTTTCTATTTGCATTGAGTTTAAATAGCAGTTGTATTTTTTTATGATTTTGCCAGTGTTTTAAAGTAGGTAATTAACTTTTGCCAAAAAAGTTAAAAAGCTAAAAACCGGACAATTTTTTTAAGATTACCTCACCAAACTGAGAAACTCGGGAAAATATATAAAATGCGTATTATTTTAAGAAAAAAATAAAAACTAAAAATTTTGCGAATTTTTAGTTTTTACAAACAGCAGAATTTATATTTTTTTTTTAAAATTACCGCTAATTTAAGTTTTTATTGATTAATTAATGTTAGTAATTTTTCAGGAGTTTCGGCTTTACTATTTTCGAATTTTGTTGATTCAATTAGTGAATCTGTAATTGTTGCCGAAATTTTTGCTTCTTTAAAATTACCATTATCACTTAGAATTTTAACTTTGGATGCATCTTCTTTAAAAGCATTAAGCATTGATTCCATTGAAATTATAACTGATCTGAGATTTGCCATTTTTTCATACAAACTTCAGTCGATTTTTTTGGCATCTTCGCCAACTAGTTCAATACTTTTCTTGTTATTAGATTCAAATTCAACAATTTTATCATAGTATTCTTTATATTTTTTCTTTACTTGTTCCAATTTTTCTTGAGTTACAACCGCTTTTGTAGGAAGAAAATAACCAGTATTTTCCATTAAATAATCAGCATTATCGACCATTGTTCCGGGTTTGTCAATATCATTTTGACCAGTAAAGAGTCATTCTAAAAATTTAATTGCTGCTTTATTAATTTTTTCTGTGTCAGTTTTAATTGGGATTAGGGATGATCCACCTGAGTTATAGACAAAAAAATGAGAATCTTTGCGTGACTTTAATGGTTGGTTTGTTGTGAATACGTCATTAAATGTTGCAAAACCTTTGGCAAGTTCAGAGTTGCTTTTTGCGAATAAGCTACGGGTTGTTGCTGTGTCAATTGATTGCTTAATCCCAACTCCAGGAACATAGCCAAAAACGGTACGATATTGAAGAATATCATGACTTCCTCATTCACCAATGTTGTCTTTTTTCTTAAAGTTTTTAAACTGAAATGCTTGCAAAATCTTGGTTTTTTGACCTACTTTTTGTTCGATTTTTTTGTTAGTTTTTGTAAATTTTTCGTAAGTTTTTTTAAATTCATCTTGCAAGGATGTATCTGTCGCAATATTAAAAGTTAAATCTTTACCTTTTGCTTCTCAGAATTTTTTACCTGATTTTGAAATAATATTTTTGTGGAAAACTAGACCTGAATAGTCAATATCAAAAATAGACGCATTTTCTGTATTTTCATCAATTTTTGCATCAGCTTTTAATTTTACACCATCAATAAATTTAGTTGAAAACTCAAGTGCTTCTTCAATATTTGAAAAAGTATCATAATTTACGTTCAAATCTTTGAAAATTTCGGCAGATTTTACTTCAAGATTGCTAAAAAAACTGTTTTCAGGAGTCGAGTTTCCTTTTTGAGCTGATTCTTGTGCTTTTTTGTAAATTTCGGCTGACTCATCAACTTTTCCGCCACCTTTTTTTACTAAGTCAAAAATAATCCGTAAATTATCAAGGTTAAATCCAAGTGCATCAACATCATTTACGTTAAAAGGAATGTTATAAAACTTATTTTCGCCAAAATTAAATGAATTGTATTTTCCTACAATTTGATCAGTGAATATTCCTGGCTTCAATTTATCACTTGTTATTTCTAAAAGTCGATTACGTTCTTGTAAAACACTCGCAGTTGAAGAATCCCCTAAAACAATTGATGGAAGTTGATCTGAATTTGTGTCCAGTAATTTTTTAATGTTTTCGGTTGTTTGTTGTTGAGTTACTGCTTTTGACTCATCACTCAAAACAAGTCTAACTGGCGCAAAATCAGGATCATCTTTAAACTTTTGGTTGTAATAAGGGATTAATCCTTTTTGATTTTTACCATAAACATTAAGTCCAAAAATTAATGGTCAAAAAGGACCTTGACTTGTTGTCATAACAACTTGAGTTTTTGGATCAATTGTATTCTCGCTTACTCCACAAGCACTCGCAATTAAGAAAAGACTTGGTGAGGTAAGTAACAAAGGTTTAAAAAATTTTTTAAAATTCATATATTTCTCACTTTTTCTAATTTTATGAAATTTTTTTCAGAAATATCAATAATTAAATATTAGTTATTTATAATTTTAATAAAAATAACTATACAACATTTACAAAAAAATTTTGAAAAAAAGGTAAAATTTTTTAATATGAATCACTTAACAATTGCTATAAGTATTAAAAACCTTATATTTTCGTATGATAAAAAGGCTTTTCTTAAAATTAATGACCTCGAAATACCAGCAAATAATATTATTACAATTTTAGGACCCTCAGGTGCAGGAAAGTCCACTTTCCTTAATATTTTAGCGGGTTTTTTACCAGTAAAGACAGGTATTGAATACCATGAAAAATTCAAAAACTTTGGCTATATAATGCAGAAAAACAACTTATATGAAGAAATTTCGGTAAAGAAAAATCTTTGGATTAGTGCTAAAAATTCGCCTGAATGAACCTCAAAAGTGTGAAAATTGAGCTGGGAAAATTTCAAAAAAGATAAAAATAGTCAAGATTTTAGCGACTCTCTCGGAAATTTGCTTTCAAACAAATCTACTTTAGGCGTACAAAAGGTTATAAAAAAATTCAAATTTTACTTTTATATATTGAAAAATATAAAATTTTATATTTTTTTCCTAAAATTTAGAAAAAAATATTTCGAAAAAGAAGTCCTAAATGTGTTAAAAGCCTTAGAAATTGACGACATTTTTTTAAAAAAAGCCAAAAATATTAGTGGGGGTCAGCAACAGCGCGTGGCTTTTGCCAAATCAATTATAAAAGGGGATAATTTAGTTTTAATGGATGAACCTTTTTCATCACTTGATGCAAAAATTAAGGAATCAACTATTAAATTATTACTTAAAATCAAACAAGAATTTAACATGACAATCGTTTTAGTAACTCACGACCAAACTGATGCAATGAAAATTAGTGACAAAATTATTCTTTTAAATAAAGGGGAAATTTTGCAATATTCTAATCCAGAAGAACTTTTTGAAAATCCCCAGTCTATTTTTGCCGCTAAATTTATTGGAATGCCAGAAATCAATTTTATTGAAAAACAAGGAGAAATTGAATATTATATCCGCTCTAAATACATTAAAATTTCAAGCACATCTGAACCAACCAATGGAAAAGTTTTCTATAAAAAAAATATTGCAGATAATTTTTATTACCAAATTCATGATACTGAAAAAAATATCGACCTTGAAATTATAAGTCCTATTGATATTCAAGGTGAAAATGTAAAAATAGAATATAATAAAGATAAAATTTTTGCTTTTGACAAAGGCGGAAATCGTGTTAATAGTTAATAAAGAGTCCGTAAAAACAGTTCTTTTTCACAAAAATACAAAAGCAATCTTACTTATAGGACCACTATTTATTTTTCTTTTTATTTTTTCAGTCTACCCAATTCTGGATTCATTATTTAACTCTTTTAATGTCGGATCTGGCCAAAACAAACATTTAGGATTTGACAATTTTAGAGAATTATTTGCAAAATCAAATTTTAATGACGCCCTAAGAAACAGCACTTTACTATTTTTTATTAGCTCACCGATTGCACTTTTTCTAGGATTTATTATTGCAATTTTGCTCTCAAAACTTAAGAGTAAATTTCTTAGAATGTTAATAATAACTGGACTTTATTCCCAGTTTTTTATTTCATCTTTTGCAATCGGGACAGCTTTTTCTTTCCTTTTTGGTCAAAAAAATGTCTTTGCAAAAATGCTCAATCTAAATTTTTCATTTGTCGGCGGAGACAATAAAATTGATTTAATTTGACTATATTTAATTTATCAACTCTGAAGGGCAATCCCTTTTAATTCAGTGCTTTTTT
The DNA window shown above is from Mesomycoplasma ovipneumoniae and carries:
- a CDS encoding P68 family surface lipoprotein, translated to MNFKKFFKPLLLTSPSLFLIASACGVSENTIDPKTQVVMTTSQGPFWPLIFGLNVYGKNQKGLIPYYNQKFKDDPDFAPVRLVLSDESKAVTQQQTTENIKKLLDTNSDQLPSIVLGDSSTASVLQERNRLLEITSDKLKPGIFTDQIVGKYNSFNFGENKFYNIPFNVNDVDALGFNLDNLRIIFDLVKKGGGKVDESAEIYKKAQESAQKGNSTPENSFFSNLEVKSAEIFKDLNVNYDTFSNIEEALEFSTKFIDGVKLKADAKIDENTENASIFDIDYSGLVFHKNIISKSGKKFWEAKGKDLTFNIATDTSLQDEFKKTYEKFTKTNKKIEQKVGQKTKILQAFQFKNFKKKDNIGEWGSHDILQYRTVFGYVPGVGIKQSIDTATTRSLFAKSNSELAKGFATFNDVFTTNQPLKSRKDSHFFVYNSGGSSLIPIKTDTEKINKAAIKFLEWLFTGQNDIDKPGTMVDNADYLMENTGYFLPTKAVVTQEKLEQVKKKYKEYYDKIVEFESNNKKSIELVGEDAKKIDWSLYEKMANLRSVIISMESMLNAFKEDASKVKILSDNGNFKEAKISATITDSLIESTKFENSKAETPEKLLTLINQ
- a CDS encoding ABC transporter ATP-binding protein, which codes for MNHLTIAISIKNLIFSYDKKAFLKINDLEIPANNIITILGPSGAGKSTFLNILAGFLPVKTGIEYHEKFKNFGYIMQKNNLYEEISVKKNLWISAKNSPEWTSKVWKLSWENFKKDKNSQDFSDSLGNLLSNKSTLGVQKVIKKFKFYFYILKNIKFYIFFLKFRKKYFEKEVLNVLKALEIDDIFLKKAKNISGGQQQRVAFAKSIIKGDNLVLMDEPFSSLDAKIKESTIKLLLKIKQEFNMTIVLVTHDQTDAMKISDKIILLNKGEILQYSNPEELFENPQSIFAAKFIGMPEINFIEKQGEIEYYIRSKYIKISSTSEPTNGKVFYKKNIADNFYYQIHDTEKNIDLEIISPIDIQGENVKIEYNKDKIFAFDKGGNRVNS
- a CDS encoding sugar ABC transporter permease, with translation MLIVNKESVKTVLFHKNTKAILLIGPLFIFLFIFSVYPILDSLFNSFNVGSGQNKHLGFDNFRELFAKSNFNDALRNSTLLFFISSPIALFLGFIIAILLSKLKSKFLRMLIITGLYSQFFISSFAIGTAFSFLFGQKNVFAKMLNLNFSFVGGDNKIDLIWLYLIYQLWRAIPFNSVLFFFAISSIHTKYQKNLQIDRINLKDKIFNLYFKEIGNQFLVIAYTNFIFATMLYPNVITGDINLDLNRGHTLASYILSSSDNSGLQSAVSLMTFFYLIAVFSTFIIFRPKTWKKMLKLIKNKRGKNVIKI